The following proteins come from a genomic window of Sulfitobacter indolifex:
- a CDS encoding c-type cytochrome — protein sequence MHLTKSITAISLGALVIATAGFAAGHSDKAAAAAVGARHAQMQLIAYHTGVLGGMAKGEAEYDAEKAKVAASNLHAAATLDTSTMWIEGTENGMVEGSDAKAEVWTDAEGFASKLENLQTASAAMMDAAGTDLDALKAGMGNLGKACGACHDDYRVPKS from the coding sequence ATGCATTTAACAAAGAGTATTACAGCGATTAGCCTCGGCGCTTTGGTCATCGCAACTGCTGGCTTTGCGGCCGGCCATAGCGACAAAGCCGCTGCCGCTGCCGTCGGCGCACGCCATGCACAGATGCAGCTTATCGCTTATCACACCGGGGTTTTGGGTGGAATGGCCAAGGGCGAAGCCGAGTATGACGCTGAAAAGGCCAAAGTCGCCGCGTCCAACCTGCATGCCGCAGCCACGCTTGATACATCGACAATGTGGATCGAAGGCACCGAGAATGGGATGGTCGAAGGATCAGACGCCAAGGCCGAAGTCTGGACCGACGCCGAAGGTTTTGCCAGCAAGTTAGAGAACCTGCAAACCGCCAGCGCCGCGATGATGGACGCTGCCGGGACCGATCTTGATGCGCTTAAGGCTGGCATGGGCAATCTCGGCAAAGCCTGTGGCGCTTGCCACGACGATTACCGCGTACCCAAGAGCTAA
- the lipA gene encoding lipoyl synthase: MRDLKIPEQRHPEKARKPDNAQPKKPSWIRVKAPGGKGYAETARIMRDNKLTTVCEEAGCPNVGECWSQGHATMMIMGEVCTRACTFCNIATGKPPEDLDVFEPGRVADAVAKLGLNHVVITSVDRDDIEDGGAEHFAQTIRAVRHRSPDTTIEILTPDFIRCGPEALEKVVEARPDVFNHNLETVPGLYPEVRPGARYFHSLRLLQRVKELDPSMFTKSGIMVGLGEDRQSVIQVMEDMRAADIDFLTIGQYLQPTPKHHALDRFVTPEEFASFEKAAYGKGFLMVSATPLTRSSYHAGDDFARLREARNRKLGLG; this comes from the coding sequence ATGCGCGATCTGAAGATTCCCGAACAGCGCCACCCCGAAAAGGCGCGCAAGCCTGACAACGCCCAGCCGAAAAAGCCGAGTTGGATCAGGGTCAAAGCGCCCGGCGGCAAGGGCTATGCCGAGACTGCGCGCATCATGCGTGACAACAAGTTGACGACGGTCTGCGAAGAGGCGGGCTGCCCCAATGTTGGCGAATGTTGGTCGCAGGGCCACGCCACAATGATGATCATGGGCGAGGTTTGTACCCGCGCTTGTACCTTCTGCAACATCGCTACGGGTAAGCCGCCAGAGGATCTGGATGTGTTCGAGCCGGGCCGTGTGGCCGATGCGGTTGCCAAACTGGGGCTGAACCACGTTGTCATTACTTCGGTCGACCGCGACGACATCGAAGATGGCGGGGCCGAGCATTTTGCCCAAACCATCCGCGCCGTGCGTCACCGCAGCCCCGACACGACAATCGAAATTCTGACGCCGGATTTCATCCGTTGCGGCCCCGAAGCCCTTGAAAAGGTTGTCGAAGCGCGCCCGGATGTGTTCAACCACAACCTTGAGACGGTACCGGGCCTCTATCCCGAAGTGCGCCCCGGCGCGCGTTACTTCCACTCCCTACGCTTGCTTCAGCGGGTAAAGGAACTGGACCCGTCGATGTTCACCAAATCGGGCATCATGGTGGGCTTGGGCGAAGATCGGCAATCGGTCATTCAGGTGATGGAAGACATGCGCGCCGCCGACATCGACTTCTTGACCATCGGACAATACTTGCAGCCGACGCCAAAGCACCACGCGTTGGACCGTTTTGTAACGCCGGAGGAATTTGCGTCCTTTGAAAAGGCGGCTTACGGCAAGGGGTTCTTGATGGTTTCGGCCACGCCGCTGACCCGGTCGAGCTATCACGCTGGCGACGATTTCGCGCGTCTGCGCGAGGCGCGGAACCGTAAGCTGGGGCTGGGGTAA
- a CDS encoding c-type cytochrome, with translation MRRILMILLGCAILGAAFGWVVTGPDPLDPSYGAGLTPDAEAGALVFAAGGCVSCHAAPKSEGDKMLVLAGGLPFPSDFGTFHAPNISPDPNHGIGGWTLPQFARAVTRGVSPEGQHYYPAFPYAAYQHLAPQDVVNLFAYMQTLPAAEVPSLPHEVGFPFNVRRGLGVWKMLFFNDEYVMAEVSGAQVERGRYLVEGMAHCGECHTARNALGGLQRKAWLTGAPNPSGKGRIPGITPAHLDWSQADLVEYFTSGFTPEYDSAGGEMAEVVRNLAQLPESDREAIAAYLKALPGG, from the coding sequence TTGCGACGCATTTTGATGATCCTGCTGGGCTGCGCCATTCTTGGCGCGGCCTTTGGCTGGGTCGTTACCGGGCCCGATCCGCTTGACCCGTCCTATGGCGCGGGGCTGACACCTGATGCCGAGGCTGGCGCGCTCGTCTTTGCCGCCGGGGGCTGCGTATCGTGCCATGCCGCGCCCAAGAGTGAGGGGGATAAGATGCTGGTTTTGGCCGGTGGCCTGCCCTTCCCCAGCGACTTCGGGACCTTCCACGCGCCAAATATATCGCCAGACCCGAACCACGGCATCGGCGGCTGGACCCTACCGCAATTTGCCCGCGCCGTGACGCGTGGTGTCTCACCCGAGGGGCAGCATTACTACCCCGCTTTCCCCTATGCCGCCTACCAGCACCTCGCCCCGCAGGACGTGGTGAACCTTTTTGCCTATATGCAGACCCTGCCCGCCGCAGAGGTCCCAAGCCTGCCGCATGAGGTGGGCTTTCCCTTCAACGTGCGCCGCGGGCTTGGGGTGTGGAAGATGCTGTTTTTTAATGATGAATACGTCATGGCCGAGGTGTCAGGCGCGCAAGTTGAACGCGGTCGATATCTCGTCGAGGGGATGGCCCATTGCGGGGAATGCCACACAGCGCGCAATGCCTTGGGTGGGCTACAGCGCAAGGCTTGGCTGACCGGCGCGCCGAACCCTTCGGGCAAAGGGCGCATCCCTGGTATCACGCCTGCGCATCTGGATTGGTCGCAGGCAGATTTGGTGGAATACTTCACTTCCGGCTTCACGCCGGAATACGACAGCGCAGGCGGTGAAATGGCCGAAGTGGTGCGCAACCTTGCACAACTGCCCGAAAGCGACCGCGAAGCGATTGCGGCCTATCTCAAAGCCCTGCCCGGCGGGTAA
- the hpt gene encoding hypoxanthine phosphoribosyltransferase has protein sequence MAQRPYVIDEMISAKAIAARIESLCREIHDEFDGTDKLVVVGLLRGSFVFIADLVRELDLPIEVDFLEASSYGDGMESSREVRILKDLRGAIEGRDVLVVEDIVDTGHTLHHVTNLLRSREPARLKSIALLDKPTRREVDLKADWTGFEIPDEFVVGYGIDFAQRNRNLPFIGKVRFT, from the coding sequence ATGGCACAACGGCCTTACGTCATCGATGAAATGATCTCGGCCAAGGCCATCGCGGCCCGGATCGAGTCTCTCTGCCGCGAAATTCACGACGAATTTGATGGCACCGACAAGCTGGTCGTGGTCGGCCTGTTGCGCGGTTCCTTCGTGTTCATTGCCGATCTGGTGCGCGAACTGGACCTGCCGATCGAGGTCGATTTCCTCGAAGCCTCCAGCTATGGCGACGGCATGGAGAGCAGCCGGGAAGTGCGCATTCTCAAAGACTTGCGCGGCGCGATCGAAGGGCGTGATGTGCTGGTTGTCGAAGATATCGTCGACACGGGCCACACGCTGCACCATGTCACCAACCTGCTGCGTTCACGCGAACCGGCGCGGTTGAAATCCATTGCCCTGCTCGACAAACCCACCCGGCGTGAGGTCGATCTTAAGGCTGACTGGACCGGCTTTGAAATCCCCGATGAATTTGTCGTGGGCTATGGCATCGACTTTGCCCAACGCAATCGCAACCTGCCCTTCATCGGCAAAGTCCGCTTTACATGA
- the guaA gene encoding glutamine-hydrolyzing GMP synthase: MTDITHDRLLIIDFGSQVTQLIARRLRELNVFCEIHPFNVVDDAFLKEFAPKAVILSGGPSSVFAEGAPMPPQAVFELGVPILGICYGQQVMMHCLGGHVERGHGTAEFGRAFVTPTGQQLELLEGWFATDREQVWMSHGDHVSKIAPGFEVYGTSPNAPFAITGDVSRNFYAVQFHPEVHHTPNGPRLYENFVRLAGFKGDWTMRAYRDEAIAAIREQVGDQKVICGLSGGVDSSVAAVLIHEAIGDQLTCVFVDHGLLRKGEAEEVVTMFRDHYNMPLIHADEQELFLGELDGVSDPETKRKIIGKLFIDVFQKHAKDVGDATFLAQGTLYPDVIESVSFSGGPSVTIKSHHNVGGLPEKMGLKLVEPLRELFKDEVRELGRELGLPPSFIGRHPFPGPGLAIRCPGEITREKLAILREADAVYIDQIRRHGLYDEIWQAFVAILPVRTVGVMGDGRTYDFACALRAVTSVDGMTADYYPFTHDFLGETATRIINEVPGINRVTYDITSKPPGTIEWE; encoded by the coding sequence ATGACAGATATCACCCATGACCGCCTTCTCATCATCGACTTCGGCAGCCAGGTCACGCAGCTTATCGCGCGTCGCCTGCGGGAGCTGAATGTCTTTTGCGAAATTCACCCGTTCAACGTGGTGGACGATGCTTTCCTTAAGGAATTCGCGCCTAAGGCGGTGATCCTGTCGGGCGGCCCGTCCTCTGTGTTTGCCGAAGGCGCGCCAATGCCGCCACAGGCCGTGTTTGAACTGGGCGTGCCAATCCTTGGCATCTGCTACGGCCAACAGGTCATGATGCACTGTCTCGGTGGCCATGTGGAGCGCGGTCACGGAACGGCTGAATTTGGCCGGGCTTTCGTGACCCCCACGGGCCAACAGCTTGAACTGCTCGAAGGTTGGTTTGCCACCGACCGCGAACAGGTCTGGATGAGCCACGGCGACCACGTCAGCAAGATCGCTCCTGGGTTTGAGGTCTATGGCACCTCCCCTAATGCGCCTTTCGCCATTACCGGCGACGTGTCGCGCAACTTCTACGCGGTGCAGTTCCACCCCGAAGTGCACCACACCCCCAACGGCCCGCGCCTCTATGAGAATTTCGTGCGTCTTGCGGGCTTCAAGGGCGACTGGACCATGCGCGCCTACCGTGACGAGGCGATTGCCGCAATCCGCGAACAAGTCGGCGATCAGAAGGTGATTTGCGGTCTGTCGGGTGGCGTAGACTCCTCCGTGGCCGCTGTACTGATCCACGAAGCGATCGGTGACCAGCTGACCTGCGTCTTTGTTGACCACGGTCTGCTGCGCAAGGGTGAGGCCGAAGAGGTCGTCACCATGTTCCGTGACCATTACAACATGCCGCTGATCCATGCGGATGAGCAGGAACTGTTCCTTGGTGAGCTCGACGGCGTTTCGGACCCCGAGACCAAGCGCAAGATCATCGGCAAGCTGTTCATCGACGTGTTCCAGAAACACGCGAAAGACGTGGGCGATGCGACCTTCTTGGCCCAAGGCACGCTCTACCCAGATGTCATCGAAAGCGTCAGCTTCTCCGGCGGCCCCTCGGTGACCATTAAGAGCCACCACAACGTCGGTGGGCTGCCCGAGAAGATGGGCCTCAAACTGGTTGAGCCGCTGCGTGAGCTTTTCAAAGACGAAGTGCGCGAGCTGGGCCGTGAGTTGGGCTTGCCGCCGTCGTTCATTGGCCGTCATCCTTTCCCCGGTCCGGGTCTGGCAATCCGCTGCCCGGGTGAGATCACCCGCGAGAAACTGGCGATCCTGCGCGAAGCCGATGCCGTCTATATCGACCAGATCCGCCGCCACGGCCTCTATGACGAAATCTGGCAAGCCTTCGTGGCGATCCTGCCCGTGCGCACCGTGGGCGTCATGGGCGATGGCCGCACCTATGACTTCGCCTGCGCCCTGCGTGCGGTGACCTCCGTCGACGGCATGACAGCGGACTACTACCCGTTCACCCATGACTTCCTTGGTGAAACCGCCACGCGGATCATCAACGAAGTGCCGGGCATCAACCGTGTTACCTATGACATCACTTCGAAACCTCCGGGCACCATCGAGTGGGAATAA
- a CDS encoding hydrogen peroxide-inducible genes activator → MNFTLKQLEYFRALATLGNFGRAAEACNISQPALSVQIRSLEQSLGGRLVERQSRASVLTPLGREVLSCADDILRRAKLLEATAREQVGLAGTLNLGLIPTVAPYLLPGVLAALRSQDISLRVEVREAQTDQLLTDLRAGALDAAVMALPTGETGLAEVALFEDRFLLAGSAERMAGAMVNHPTDLARTPLMLLEDGHCLTDQALEVCQRDRTQAGIHTGASSLATLSRLVEAGFGMTLMPEIAARTELDAAPGLRLHRFGTPEPARQIGLVRRAGTPAGGWATQLAETLTEVGEGLTGRLRANY, encoded by the coding sequence ATGAACTTCACGCTCAAACAATTGGAATATTTCCGTGCACTGGCGACATTGGGCAACTTCGGCCGCGCGGCGGAGGCGTGCAACATCTCGCAACCCGCACTTTCAGTGCAAATCCGCAGTTTGGAGCAGTCGCTTGGCGGGCGGCTGGTTGAACGGCAGAGCCGCGCTTCGGTCCTAACGCCCTTAGGCCGCGAGGTTTTGAGCTGCGCTGATGACATCCTGCGCCGCGCGAAACTGCTGGAGGCGACGGCCCGTGAACAGGTGGGGTTGGCGGGCACACTGAACCTTGGGCTTATTCCCACCGTTGCGCCTTATCTGCTGCCGGGGGTGCTGGCAGCGCTCCGATCGCAGGACATCTCGTTGCGGGTCGAAGTGCGCGAGGCACAGACCGATCAACTTCTGACCGATCTGCGCGCAGGTGCGCTTGACGCGGCGGTCATGGCCCTGCCGACGGGGGAAACCGGATTGGCCGAAGTAGCGCTGTTCGAAGACCGCTTTCTCCTCGCAGGATCGGCAGAGCGTATGGCCGGGGCCATGGTCAACCATCCGACCGATCTGGCGCGTACACCTTTGATGTTGTTGGAGGATGGCCACTGCTTAACCGATCAGGCGCTAGAAGTCTGTCAGCGCGACCGCACACAGGCGGGCATCCACACGGGGGCATCGTCCCTCGCCACCCTGTCGCGGCTGGTGGAGGCGGGTTTTGGCATGACCTTGATGCCCGAAATCGCCGCCCGAACCGAGCTTGACGCCGCACCGGGGCTGCGCCTGCACCGTTTCGGCACGCCGGAGCCTGCGCGGCAAATTGGGCTCGTGCGTCGGGCGGGCACGCCAGCAGGCGGTTGGGCGACGCAATTGGCCGAAACGCTAACAGAGGTGGGGGAGGGGCTGACCGGACGGCTGCGCGCAAATTACTAG
- a CDS encoding DUF6456 domain-containing protein, with product MPGWVPHGALHYLAHTETGAPIRALARQAGCHASTIMRQIRRIETRRDDPLVDAALRRLGAVRRDLDCNAGPPAGKTTTMNTTAAPLLDEDTFAAEALRVLRRLHETGAVLAVAEGMEKAVVVRETDAGPGARTAVVDSAVAQAMALKDWIAPGSTGRVTRYHITSAGRGALRRMIEDQGAVAADGFAEDQTAFLSMSCDPQMEEDGDTEPTPRRNRYCLSESPLSALARRRDKSGTPFLEDGLVHAGERLREDFELAQMGGGITQNWDHFLTPGTKPTGRGDNSGVMAAAEARKRVADAMADLGPGLSDVVLRCCCYLEGLETTEKRLGWSARSGKIVLRIALMRLKRHYDETVGPGGPMIG from the coding sequence ATGCCGGGATGGGTGCCGCATGGAGCCCTGCATTACCTCGCACATACGGAGACCGGCGCACCGATCCGGGCTTTGGCACGCCAAGCTGGCTGTCATGCCTCAACGATCATGCGCCAAATTCGCCGTATCGAGACCCGGCGCGACGATCCGCTGGTGGATGCAGCTTTGCGCAGGCTCGGCGCGGTGCGGCGTGACTTGGATTGTAATGCTGGCCCCCCAGCAGGAAAGACAACAACAATGAATACAACAGCCGCCCCCCTCTTGGACGAAGATACATTTGCCGCAGAGGCGCTGCGCGTGTTGCGCCGTTTGCATGAAACAGGCGCGGTTCTCGCCGTGGCCGAGGGCATGGAGAAGGCCGTCGTCGTCCGGGAAACAGATGCCGGCCCCGGCGCGCGCACTGCTGTGGTCGACAGCGCCGTGGCGCAAGCAATGGCTTTGAAGGACTGGATCGCGCCGGGCAGCACAGGCCGGGTGACGCGTTATCACATCACCAGCGCAGGCCGGGGCGCGTTGCGGCGCATGATAGAGGACCAGGGCGCGGTGGCAGCCGATGGCTTTGCCGAAGATCAAACGGCGTTTCTGAGCATGTCTTGTGATCCGCAAATGGAAGAGGACGGCGATACAGAACCAACACCCCGTCGCAACCGCTATTGCCTGTCGGAAAGCCCGCTCTCTGCACTGGCGCGGCGACGGGACAAATCTGGCACGCCGTTTTTAGAGGATGGGCTGGTGCACGCAGGAGAGCGGCTGCGCGAGGATTTCGAATTGGCGCAAATGGGCGGCGGAATCACGCAGAACTGGGATCATTTTCTGACCCCCGGTACCAAACCAACCGGGCGGGGCGACAATTCGGGCGTCATGGCCGCTGCAGAGGCACGCAAGCGGGTGGCCGATGCGATGGCCGATCTTGGACCCGGCCTGTCGGATGTGGTGCTGCGCTGTTGTTGCTATTTGGAAGGGTTAGAGACCACTGAAAAGCGGCTGGGGTGGTCGGCACGCTCAGGCAAGATCGTGCTGCGGATCGCGCTCATGCGGCTCAAGCGGCACTACGACGAAACCGTAGGGCCGGGGGGGCCGATGATCGGATAA
- a CDS encoding peroxiredoxin, which produces MKPGIQVPNVTFKTRVRDDSIEGNNPFRWEDKTSEDFFKGKRVVLFSLPGAFTPTCSTYQLPGFENNFAAFQEHGIDGIYCLSVNDSFVMNKWKEMQGVENIDVIPDGSGEFTRRMGMLVAKDNLGFGARSWRYAAIVNDGQIEAWFEEPGISDNHGDDPYGVSSPETVLEYLENQKKTEAA; this is translated from the coding sequence ATGAAACCCGGTATCCAAGTCCCTAACGTCACCTTCAAAACGCGCGTGCGCGATGACAGCATCGAAGGCAACAACCCCTTCCGCTGGGAAGACAAAACCAGCGAAGACTTCTTCAAAGGCAAGCGCGTTGTCCTGTTCTCGCTCCCCGGTGCTTTCACGCCGACATGCAGCACCTACCAGCTGCCCGGCTTTGAGAACAACTTCGCTGCGTTCCAAGAGCATGGCATCGACGGCATCTACTGCCTGTCGGTCAACGACAGCTTTGTCATGAACAAATGGAAAGAGATGCAGGGTGTTGAGAACATCGACGTGATCCCTGATGGGTCGGGCGAATTCACCCGCCGCATGGGCATGTTGGTCGCCAAGGACAACCTCGGCTTTGGTGCACGCAGCTGGCGCTATGCCGCCATCGTCAACGACGGTCAGATCGAAGCATGGTTCGAAGAGCCCGGCATCAGCGACAACCACGGTGATGACCCTTACGGCGTATCCAGCCCCGAAACCGTGCTGGAATACCTCGAAAACCAAAAGAAAACCGAAGCGGCCTAA
- a CDS encoding DUF6477 family protein, translating to MQDLLTMLQKLHRPRLLMRAARIGSEDYRRGTHLPRILGFGVLPRHGTALITLIEIEAELNTQRKAADASYSLIRHVDVLIAMIGEARYLKAAQTPSA from the coding sequence ATGCAAGATCTACTGACAATGCTGCAAAAGCTTCACCGCCCGCGCCTCTTGATGCGGGCCGCGCGAATTGGGTCTGAGGACTATCGACGTGGCACCCATCTGCCCCGCATCTTGGGCTTTGGGGTGTTGCCACGTCACGGTACTGCGCTGATCACGCTCATTGAAATTGAGGCGGAGCTAAACACCCAGCGCAAGGCGGCAGATGCAAGCTATAGCCTGATCCGCCATGTTGATGTGTTGATCGCCATGATTGGCGAAGCGCGTTATCTTAAGGCTGCGCAAACCCCCAGCGCCTGA
- a CDS encoding trimethylamine methyltransferase family protein produces the protein MAESARRARGGGGAARRAARTAVSFETARYIERNIPNFEVLTEEALEIIEHNADTVLEEIGVNFPDNPDALALWRDAGADVQGERVRIPRGLARKLCATAPSTITQVARNRDRDVVIGGKSLVLAPVYGPPFVRDAAGGRRYATMADFEKFVKLGYMSKWLHHSGGTVCEPTDIPVNKRHLDMLHAHMTLSDKPFMGSVTEPSRAQDSVDMCGILFGKDFVQENTVMTSLININSPMTFDDVMMGALKVYAENNQACIISPFIVGGAMAPVSVAGTLTQVLAETLAGIAYSQLVRPGAPVIMGAFVTSIDMNSGAPTFGTPEAAHITYGAGQLARRMNLPYRSAGSFNGSKLPDAQAAYETSNSLNMGLLSGVNFMLHACGWLEGGLVSSFEKFVMDADQLGTLHHLARGIEIDENAQAMDAIREVGPGGHYLGCAHTQNNFREAFWKSDLLDYKPFETWSDEGARDTQALATARMEKMLADYQQPALDPAIREALDAFVAERKAAEPDSFT, from the coding sequence ATGGCGGAATCAGCACGACGGGCACGCGGTGGCGGAGGTGCAGCACGGCGCGCGGCACGCACAGCGGTTTCCTTCGAGACAGCGCGATATATTGAGCGCAACATCCCGAACTTCGAAGTGCTGACCGAAGAGGCGCTGGAGATCATTGAGCATAACGCCGACACGGTGCTCGAAGAGATCGGCGTAAACTTCCCCGATAACCCCGATGCGCTGGCGCTATGGCGTGACGCCGGGGCGGATGTGCAGGGGGAGCGGGTGCGCATCCCGCGTGGGTTGGCCCGCAAGCTCTGTGCCACGGCACCCTCTACGATTACCCAAGTGGCGCGTAACCGGGACCGTGATGTTGTGATAGGGGGGAAGAGCCTGGTGCTCGCCCCCGTATATGGCCCGCCCTTCGTGCGCGATGCCGCTGGGGGACGCCGTTATGCCACAATGGCGGACTTCGAGAAATTCGTGAAGCTGGGCTATATGTCCAAATGGCTGCATCACTCCGGGGGGACGGTATGCGAGCCGACGGACATCCCGGTGAACAAGCGCCACCTTGATATGCTGCACGCGCATATGACGCTGAGCGACAAACCGTTCATGGGCTCGGTGACCGAACCGTCTCGGGCGCAGGACAGTGTCGATATGTGCGGGATCCTCTTTGGTAAGGACTTCGTGCAGGAAAACACGGTGATGACCTCGCTCATCAACATCAACTCGCCGATGACTTTTGACGATGTGATGATGGGCGCGCTTAAGGTCTATGCCGAGAACAATCAGGCCTGCATCATCTCTCCCTTTATCGTGGGAGGGGCTATGGCACCAGTGAGTGTAGCAGGAACACTCACGCAGGTGCTGGCCGAGACTTTGGCAGGGATCGCTTATAGCCAGCTTGTGCGCCCCGGTGCACCCGTGATCATGGGGGCCTTTGTGACCTCCATCGATATGAACAGTGGTGCGCCGACCTTTGGCACGCCAGAGGCTGCGCATATCACCTATGGCGCTGGGCAATTGGCGCGGCGCATGAACCTGCCATACCGCAGTGCCGGGTCGTTCAACGGCTCGAAACTGCCCGATGCGCAGGCGGCCTATGAGACCTCGAACAGTCTGAATATGGGGCTTTTGTCGGGCGTAAACTTTATGCTGCATGCCTGCGGTTGGCTGGAAGGGGGGCTTGTATCGTCCTTTGAGAAATTCGTGATGGATGCTGACCAACTGGGCACGCTGCATCACCTCGCCCGTGGTATAGAGATTGACGAAAACGCGCAGGCGATGGACGCGATCCGCGAAGTCGGGCCGGGGGGGCATTACCTTGGCTGCGCCCATACACAGAACAACTTCCGCGAGGCGTTCTGGAAGTCGGACCTGCTGGATTACAAACCCTTCGAGACATGGTCGGACGAAGGCGCGCGCGATACGCAGGCGCTTGCCACCGCACGGATGGAAAAGATGCTGGCGGATTATCAGCAACCGGCATTGGATCCGGCCATTCGCGAGGCGCTAGATGCGTTTGTCGCGGAGCGCAAAGCGGCCGAGCCTGACAGTTTTACTTAA
- a CDS encoding catalase has product MSKRLTTTAGAPMPTNDTSKTAGSRGPVLLDDYQLIEKLAHQNRERIPERAVHAKGWGAEGTFTVTHDISDYSCAAIFSEVGKTCEILSRWSTVAGELGAADSERDVRGFSVKFYTEEGNWDVVGNNTPIFFVRDAYKFPDFIRTQKRHPRTNLRSPEAMFDFWAAQPESAHQVTILMSDRGIPVNPMHMHGYGSHTYSMWNAKGERHWVKFHFRCQQEIRNRSNEDAEKLIGSTRENFQEDLFNAIEGGEFPKWELNIQVMPEAEAETCGFNPFDLTKVWPHADYPLIPVGMLEFNRNPDNYFQSVENAAYSPSNKVPGIGFSPDKMLQARVFSYADAHRYRLGTHYEALPVNAPKAAPMHHYHKDGSMRFFPQQTGHPDAYYEPNQYEESARPDPSVQEPPLRISGDADRYVQEESDADYVQPRKLYLEVFDQGQRDRLHANMAGAMAPCSQSVKERWYAVLEKVHPDYAAGVRNAYEKDEVAISVTDETPTTVAD; this is encoded by the coding sequence ATGAGCAAGCGTCTCACCACCACCGCCGGCGCGCCGATGCCGACCAATGACACCAGCAAAACCGCCGGAAGCCGCGGCCCGGTGCTGTTGGATGACTACCAACTGATCGAAAAACTGGCCCATCAAAACCGCGAGCGGATCCCCGAGCGCGCCGTGCACGCCAAGGGCTGGGGCGCGGAAGGCACGTTCACCGTCACCCATGACATCAGCGACTATAGCTGTGCGGCGATCTTCTCCGAAGTGGGCAAAACCTGCGAAATCCTCTCGCGCTGGTCCACTGTGGCGGGCGAATTGGGTGCTGCCGACAGTGAGCGTGACGTGCGCGGATTCTCGGTGAAATTTTACACCGAAGAAGGCAATTGGGACGTGGTGGGCAACAACACCCCGATCTTCTTTGTCCGCGACGCCTATAAATTCCCGGACTTTATCCGCACTCAGAAACGCCACCCGCGCACCAACCTGCGCTCGCCCGAGGCGATGTTTGATTTCTGGGCGGCGCAGCCTGAATCAGCGCACCAAGTTACAATCCTGATGTCCGACCGCGGCATTCCGGTGAACCCGATGCACATGCACGGCTACGGAAGCCACACCTATTCGATGTGGAACGCCAAGGGTGAGCGTCATTGGGTGAAGTTCCACTTCCGCTGCCAGCAGGAGATCCGCAACCGCTCGAACGAGGACGCGGAGAAGCTGATCGGGTCGACACGTGAGAACTTCCAAGAGGATCTGTTCAACGCCATCGAAGGCGGCGAATTCCCGAAATGGGAGCTGAACATCCAAGTCATGCCCGAGGCGGAGGCCGAAACCTGCGGCTTTAACCCCTTTGACCTGACCAAAGTCTGGCCGCATGCGGATTACCCGCTGATCCCGGTTGGTATGTTGGAGTTTAATCGCAACCCCGACAACTACTTCCAGAGCGTCGAAAACGCCGCCTATTCGCCATCGAACAAGGTGCCCGGCATCGGTTTCTCACCCGATAAGATGTTGCAAGCACGGGTCTTTTCCTATGCAGATGCGCACCGCTACCGTCTTGGCACGCATTACGAGGCTCTGCCCGTCAACGCGCCCAAGGCCGCGCCGATGCACCACTACCACAAAGATGGCTCCATGCGGTTCTTCCCGCAGCAGACCGGCCACCCAGATGCCTATTACGAGCCGAACCAATACGAAGAATCGGCCCGTCCCGACCCGTCGGTTCAGGAACCGCCGCTGCGCATTTCGGGCGATGCAGATCGCTATGTCCAAGAGGAATCGGATGCCGATTACGTGCAGCCGCGCAAGCTCTACCTTGAGGTCTTTGACCAAGGGCAGCGCGACCGTCTGCACGCGAACATGGCCGGTGCGATGGCCCCCTGCTCGCAGTCGGTGAAAGAACGCTGGTATGCGGTGCTTGAGAAAGTGCACCCAGACTATGCCGCCGGTGTGCGCAACGCTTATGAGAAAGACGAGGTCGCGATTTCGGTGACAGATGAGACGCCGACGACGGTCGCAGACTAA